The Chondrinema litorale DNA segment TGGTGTTGTGATACGGTTTTTACTCACTCCCAACCTATGTATTAGTCTACTCAACATATTTACTTTTAATTTTTTTTTCAATATAATATTGGTTATTTCGGAGTGATCGTCCCATTCATTTCGGTTTAAATTGTGCCACTTCAAAATAGGCACAATTTAGTGAAAAATTAATTCTATTAAGAGAATGTTTAGATTTTCAACCTACTATTTTTTGCTAAAATGATATTGATAAAAGCAATTTGCAACATTTATGTGGATAGCTAGCAGCAATCTATATTTATGACATTTACGGTCATTGATACATTTATTCTTATCAATCCTTTGTCTTGATTGACAAAAGCAACAAACTTAATATTTTGACTATCTAAAGCTACTTATGAAGGGCTTGCTTCATCTTCTTTTAAAGTTTGAAAAACCTTACTAAGTGTTCAAAAGCTTTAGTTAGATTTCCATTTTTTTACCATTGGTAATATAGGATAATAGATAAATGAGATTGATTTTTAATGTCGATGTTACGCCATTGACTACCTGTACAGGTCACTAATGTAATTGCATCGAAAACCATACGTAAATCTGTTTTACGTTTACAACCATTATTTACAATATTCCCACTGGGTGTCGGTAAGGGTCTTTTGCGACCGTTGCATAATTTTAAAGTTTTGTTCAACCATGCAACGGTCGCTGCAAATTAACCTATCTCTTCTTTTTATCCTATTTTAAATAATTTCTAAATATCAATACATACAAAATCCTAAACATACTCTTAAATATTAGATTTTGAACACTGAACATTATTAGAGATTATTGACTGCGTGTTACCATTTTTTTATTAAGTGAATGAGATACTAATTTTTAGTTATCTTATGTAAATCTATTAACTAAACCACTTTATACTGAAAGTACAGAGTTTTAAAACCATTTCTGAGACCAAATAAAGTCTAATTATTATAGTTAACATATGTACCAGCTTGGAAATCGTATATTAATTGTTTTACATCATTGAGAATTGGTAAATATAGATCACTTTGTTCCTGAAAAAAATCTATCGCTTTTTTAAGATGTTCAATTGCTTCATCATTTGTGTAAACTCCTTCTATAATTACTTCCGTTTTTGTACTTTTAGTTAATGACTCAAATGATTTATTTCTGGCGTCTTCAAGCGAATCAGATTTTGTGCGTTTTGCAATTTCTTCTTCATGATAACGAATGCTAGTTGATATATCTTTTGTCAATTTTAAATATTCGCCAACTGAAAGAGTACCTTCTTTTACTTGAAGAGCTAGTCCTACCCTCGCATCAGCAAGGTATTTAACTATAGCATTAAGTGATAATAAAAGCCCTATTTCGACATCCTCTACTATCAAAGTTGGACTGAGACCCATTTTATACAGAATGGTTTGAGCAGTAATTGCTTCTTTACCAAATGTTTCTTTATCTTGAATAGTTCTTGTCTTTATCGAAGTAAATACTCTAAAACCTGGAGCTATGTTATTCGCGTTGAAACTAAAAGCAGTACCAGTTGTACTGGTCGTTTTTAATGCTTGAGCAATGCCATTAAATAAATCTGTGAAAATTTTAATATTCTCTGGTTTGGCGAAAACCTCTAGTGCCTTATTGGCACCTAGTGCTATTGCTGCCGTATTTAATAATCCCTTAATAATAGGAATTAGTGCATCAATATTAAATTCATGTGTATAACTGACCTTAACCTCTGTGCTGAGACTATTAAAGCTAAAGTCATTAACACCATTAATATCTGCATAATCTTTAATGAGGTTATCAAATTCAGTAATTTCTTCTTGTGTAACTTTTTGCATATCGGCGTCAAGCCTTCTAATAACTTCGAGAGCTTCTTGTGATCTTTTTACAGCTCTCTCAAGGGATGCACTTCTACAAGCCATAGTGATATAATTTAATAATGAATGAATTTTCGTTTAAAAATTAAAAAAAACAACTTCAGATGAAACTCAGTTTTAGGTGTTTTTAGTAATAAAGTATTTATTTTTTTACGTTTAGGTATTAATTAAAAATGATTAATAAACTAATTCCCAAAAAAGTCAATATCTAAAATAAATAAACTTGTTATAGTATGAAAATCAATAAGTTAGCATAAAACCCCATAGTCCTGTACATAATCCAATTGCACTTAATATTTTTGATAATCAGCTTTTTGGGAATTAGAAAATGATCTATTGCTAATAGTATAATATTGTTAAATAGTACTTTTATAATGGATATTATGACATAAACAAAATTTTATAGTAAAGCTTAGTATTTCAATGGACACATAAAACCTTACTACTAATGAGTAAACTAATACAGTTATTCTACTTGTAACTGAATACAATAGACTTTTTCCTGTATGAAAATCAAAAAGTTATATCAGAAGAACTTTATTTTTATGCTTATAATATTTTCCAGTAATTATAAAAATATATTATATGATTTTCGTATTTCCTTCAACTGAAGTATGCCAATCAGTATCTAAGCTAAATGTTTCAATTTCTAAAAATCTCTTAATTATATTTTGAACACGTCCATTATTTAAAAAAAATGAATGCCAATTTGCAGTTATAATTCTTCCATCCAATCTTTTTTCAATCCATCTGCTTTTGACAGTTACTGTTTTAATATAATCTTTAAAAACTTCAGCACTTTTTAAGTGTACAGTACCATCTCCATTATCATCTTCATCTTCTTTTGAGAAAATAAATTGATTTTTTACAATTTTTGATTTAGAATTTACTTTTAACTGTTTTTGAGTTTCATCACCTATTCCAGCTATAACAAGCATATTTTTTCTTAATTCTACACTCAACTTTGAAAAATCAAAAATCAAATTATTATCACAACGTACTTTTTTTAATTCATTGAGCCTGGTTTCAAATTGTTCCTTTGTATCATCATCAAGATTATTTTTTTGTTGCCAATGCTCGAAGTTGTACAAATCAAATTCTGTAGTACTATCATTAAAAGATATTGCATCATTATAAACTGGGCATAGTTCAAATATAGAAGGAAATGTTCTAGCTATTTTCCGAAAATCATCGCTAGAATTGAATAATTTAGATTTTCCAATAATTATATTAAACATTGCTTCAACTGAACCTTGAAAAGGAGGAACTGTAAATATTACTTTTTCAATAATATTTTGCATTTCAGTTTTGGGAGATAGTTGCTTAAAAAAGCCTGAAAAAACAAGGCATCCCATGCTATGAGTTATGAAATTTATTTTACTAATATTGTGTTTTTTTTGAATTATTCTCACAAACTCATAAAGCTTTTTACCAGAGATAATGTTTGATTTTCTCCAATCATAACCAAATATATATATTGGATAACCTTTGTGTTTAAGAAAATTTATAATTTCAGAATAAGCAATGTCTTCAACATCTTGTCGCTCGATAATAACTTCTTTTGTTTTATCTGTTTCACCATCGAGTTCTAAAGTTAGATCATATAAATTATCGAAATACTTATGTATACCAGACCATATAGTATCAAAATCATTCTTATTTATGTTTGATAGTTTTGTTCCTTGTATTCCGGGTATTATAATTATTGGTTTTTTCATATTACTATTGGAAATAGAATTGAAATAATTTTTTTTAGAAAAAAATCAGCAAGTTATATCAGAACGATTCTATTGTACTTACTTTAATTTATCTACTAGCAAGATTTTTTAAAAAATCTATACTTGGAGCAAAAAAATACTCTCCTCCTTTCATAGAAATAAATCCTCCAAAATCAAAATCAAATTCCTTTTTATTATTATAAGACTCAGGCCATTTTTGGCTTCCTTTATTTCCTTGACCAATTAAAGGATCAATGCCTGTTTTATCTCTAAATGGTGGGAATCTTACTTTATTTGCCCAAGTCTTTTGCATAAAATTAAACTGTTTTCTTAAACTACTTTGGAAGCACATAAAAAGCAATCCTTTTTTATTAGTATCTTTTTGTTTGCCATATGGTATGCCTCTTCTTATAATAAATCTCTTTGGGACAAGAATACCCTGTCCTCTAGGGTTAGTTTTACGGATGTGTGAATGAAATGGACATTTTAACCCTTTTTGATCTTCTTCTTTATAATCAAAGTTATTTTGCGAGTTGTTTAGACCTGTAGGAGAATCACTCAAAACTAATGGTGTACCATCCTTAAACCTTCCAACAGCTAATGCACCTGCAAATTCTTCCTTTGTTACATTCTTTTGGAGTTGTGTGTTATTTAGTTTTAATTTTTCACCTAAAATAGATATCTTTTTTTCAAAACCAACCACATCTTGTTCAAGTTTTCTAAATACACAAAAACTTCCATAACTATGATTGCCATCTTTTACAAAAGGATCTTTAACAAGAATAATATCTAATGGAGCAACAGGATCCCATTTATCTATTCCACCTTTTTTTATTGTTTCTTCAATATCATCTTTAAAAAAAATAGGGTCACTTATTCCATCTTTAAATCCAAAATGTTCGATTCCTCCCGGAAGTTTGACTCCATCTTCTTCTTGTACAATATCTCCCAAGCCAATTAATGATGTTTTAACTTCATCTATTTTATTAAGAAGTCTTTTTTCATCATCATCAGCAATAATTATCGCTGCATCAATTTGTTCTTTGTATCCATTTTCCCAATCCTCAATTGAGGGATCACCTAACTTTCTTCGAACTTTTGCAGATTTCATGCCTTCTCTAAAAGAATCATTTCCATTATTACATAATGGTTTTATATCTTCAAATCCTAGTTCTTCATATCCAGTTGCAGATAATAAAAAGTTCATAAAAACTCCTCCATCATGATCTTTTATAATTTTTCTCGTTTCTTTTGTTGCTCTTTGTTTAAAAGCTGAGGTGATCTCCAACTTTGATATCCATAATTTTATATCTGCTTCTTCGCCTATAAAATCTATAAATAATATTTTTACATGATTTCTACCATGAGATTTTAAAATATTTCCCTGAAGGTTGGTAAGTATTTTCTGAATAAAAGGTGATTTTGCATCTATGCCATTTGGGGTATTTAAAATAGTTTCCATAAAAGTTGTAATTAATTATGATATTTGAAGTTTATCATATGATACTTTTCATCATATAGTATAAGTAGTGAAAATTCTATTTTTCTGATGTTAGTCAGGATATAATTTTAATAATAAATTAAGCCCAACCACAATTAATAGCATATCTTACTATTTGAGATCCATTTTTCAAATTGAGTTTGGACAAAATATTTTTTCTATGAGTCAAAACAGTATGCTTTGATATAAATAGTTTTTCTCCTATTTCAGGAGATGTATCTCCTTCAGAAATTAATTTAATAATTTCTATTTCACGAGGAGTTAACATACATCCTTTAACAGGGTTTTTATTTTTAATAATATTGCACTTATTGTTATTATAAATAGATTTTATAGTCTTTATAAGATCATCTATTCCTTTTTCTTGTAAAAGTAGAGTATCAATATTTTCCTTAAATTCTAAAGGAATATTTCTTTTATCATTTTGAACATTTATTAGTAATACTTTTGTCTTTAATTTATAATTATGAATGTATTCTATAATATTAAAATTACTAATCATTTGTAAATAAGCATCTAATATTATTATATCTGCTTCTACTCCATTTAAAAGTTTTACGGCATTTTTTACATTTCTTGCTTCGCCTATTATAGAAATATCAGAATCTTTCAGTATACCTTTTTTTATTGCATCCATCGTAATCTGACTAATATCAGCAATTAATACTTTTATCTTCTTTTTGGTAGCAGAGTTTAACATCTGTTTTATTAATTATAATGCGGGGTGAAAATATTTTGTTATTTAGTAGCATAATAAATGCTATAGGTGTTAATGATAATTTACTTATCATTTAATAAGCAAACTAAAGGAATTTATTTGGCTTTTATTATATAATATATGTAAGCATTTTTAGGTCTTGTTTCATTTCCCCCTGATGGATCAATAGTAGCTTTATTATCTCCTGAAGCAACTAGGTGTGGACCAGGTTGTTTGTTTTCCTGATGATGTCTTGTAGCATTTGAATTATGAGTGTGGCGTTTAAATTCATCCTTTTGAAATGATCCTATTCCTTCACTTTGTTTGCCATCATATTTTTCTCTTAGGTTTACATCTGGATCAGCATATTCATCATCCCTGCCTTGATTAACTCCTCTCAAAAATATTCCTCGAAGATCAGGTAAAGTATATTCATCATTATTATCTCCTGTAATAGGTCCCCAGTAATCTGATATAACATCACAAAGATCAGGGAACTTTCGTCTAGGTATTTTTGAACCATCACAAATTAACCAATCAGTTGTTGCTGTTTGTAAAAGTGCAAGACTACCTGCCCAAGCAATAATAGATCCTATAGGAGTTTCCATATTTTAATAAGTTTATTATTATAAAATTGATACAATAGTATTTTCTATCATCTAAATGATTTAAACTAAAAGTTATATTGAATTCCAATATAGCTACCAGCAGGTTTACTTTTGAAAGTAAATTTTAAATCATTTTTTTTGAATTATTCATAATTAATATCTCAATTTTATTACTTTATGCAGAGATAAATTAAAAGTCTCCATGAAAAATAAAATATTTTAATTTTTTTATAAAAATGCTATATACTATTAATAAAATGACTGAAAATGATCTTTTATCAAAAATAAAATCTGGAGACGAATCAATATTAGAGTATATTTATTTAGAATACAGAAGTGAGTTTTTGATATGGCTATCAAAGAAGTTTAATTGCTCTGAAGAAGATTCACGAGATATTTACCAGGTTTCAATTATAATTTTTTATGAAAATATCATTCAAGGAAAATTAATACAGCTTAATTCTTCTCTTAAGACCTACTTATTTAGTATAGGAAAGAATAAGATGTTGGAGAAATTGAGAAAAGAAAATATCATAATTAATGATCTAATTAGTTATCAAAATATTGCTCAATTAGATTCAGAGTTACTTAAAGATTTTGAGGAAGATTTAGTTTTAGTCTTAGATTGTTTGCGACATTTAGGACAAAAATGTATAGAACTAATAACATCTTTTTATTATAAAAAGAAATCTTTTGAAGACATTGCAAAACAAATGGGTTATGATAGTGCAAAAGTAGCTAGGAATCAAAAATATAAATGTATGAATAAACTTCGTGAACAAGTATTATCTAAAAAAAAATAATTTGAAGAATTACTTTTATGGAAAATATAGAAAGAAATATCTATCTAATAGAACGAAAATACGATAATTCACTTACTCCAAATGAGCAAAGTGAATTTGAAAATAAACTTAAAAGCGATAAAAATTTCCAATCGTTATTTAAAAATGAAAACCTAATGGTAGGTGGAATTATTTACAAAAAGAGATTAGAATTGCTAGATAAAATAAAACATATTGAAGCTAATTATCAAAAAGAATCACAAAATAACAATATTTTTAATTTAAAACCTGGTAATAAAAAATTTTGGAGTGTTGCTGCTGTGATTACTATAATTATAAGTGTAACTTCTTTGTTATTAGATTTTTCAAAATCTAATAATTCTGATCTATTTGATACTTATTATTATACTTATGAAAATATTTATAGAGTAAGGAGTAATAATGAGTATTCCAAAATTGATCAGGCTTTTGAGGCTTATGATAAAGGTAATTTCTTAGATGCATCCAATTTATTTGAAGAAATATTAGGTACAGATGTAGACTATGCCATTATTTTTTACATTGCAAATACACAGCTAGAAATGGGAGTATATGAAAAGGCAATAACTAATTACAGTAAAGTTATTGCCAATGATGCAAGATGGGGAATTCCTGCAGAATGGTATCTTGCACTAACCTATTTAAAAATTAATAATATAGAAGAAGCAATCAGTACTTTTGAAAGTATAAAAAAAAGCAATAATTCTTATAGCTCAAAAGCAAGTGAAATAATTACTAAATTAGAATAATAAATACTTAGCTAAGAAATTTTTTTTACGAATATTTCTCTAAACTCAAACTGCTTAAATAAAATATAAGCGAGTATAAAATCGGATTCCTGTATAGCGACTTCTATCATATTTTGAGCTATATCTGAGATTCTTGGTCCATTATCAGGAGATCTTTCAATCGCTTTCAAATAAATTTTAGCAATAAATTGTGAAACATTATATAATACTAAAGCATCGTTTTCAAAGCGAGCATTTCGTTTGTAAGTAAAATAATCAGCCAAAGTGTAATAAACAGCGCCTGTAAACACCTGAGACATCATATGCCCACGTCCTGACTGAATTATTTCATCATTCATTTTAAGGGTATTATATGCATTTCTATAACTTTCATAATCAAAGTATTCCATTAATTTCGATAGCTGCGTATCACGCTTTAGATTTCCTTTAGATATAACCAAAATCTGCTCGACCATATCAAATAATGATAAGGTAAAAAAAATTACTGAGAGGTCTGCAAAAGATTCAATAATTGAATGTTGCTCAATAAAACTTTGAGGTTTAACGAAATCTCTTTTTATTTCCCAAAAAGGTTTTAATGAGTCTAGTATGGCATGACCTGTTTCATGCACAACAACATCTAACGATTTACATGAATAAATTCTTTTTTCATGATCTTTCCAACCAAAATTGAGACTCCTATTTATTTTGTTGAAATTTGCATGTTTCATTGCTTCTTTATTATTGTGTGGATATACCTTTAAAGGTATATTACTTCCCTTTTGATTCCAGGACCATACTATTTTTCTTTTTAACAAACGTTGATACATAGTTAAAGTTAATCTAGCAACTGCATACGTATGAATCATATCGATATGCTCATCTTCATACTTATTCAATATTTGAATCTTATCTTCATTGATTTGAACAGCTGGAATATTTTCAATTAATACATCAAACTGTGAATCCTTCGGACCATGTTCTACATTTGTATGAATGTAAACTTCTTCTAGTACTAAACCTTTCGATTTCGGATACTCTTTCCAAATTTGCATTCTTATACCAATAGTTTTGGGAATATCTTCAGCTTTTGCTTTATAATCAGACCCTAAAAAACCAGATCTTCCTATTAGTCCTTCTATTTTATCCATACTTTTATTATATAAAATTTTACTTATATGATTTAGTGAAAAAATTAACAAAAGTCTTCATTTTTTTTAACTTTATGGTGACCTCTTTATGTAAAATGCATTAACTATTAAAATTTTTAACTAAAACATTTACTATTATGCAAGGAGAAGTTTATGATACTAGAGATGGTGGAAGTGGTGAAGATGATTTTGGCTACATAATCACATCAGAAATTTTAACTGATTGTAAAGAAAATAAGAAAAGTAAAATACTTGCTTTCGCACATAATGCAAAAACAGCAAACTTGAAATGTGGCGATGAAGTAACATTTAAATTGATAGAAATAGAAATTAATATTAATGGTGAAAAAAAAACTTTAAGTTTAGCCGAAATTTTAACAAATGATGATATATAATTCACTTAACTGAAGATTAAGTTGCCTCTAGGATTTAAAGTACTATAGGCAACTTAATCTAAAATAAACTATTAAATCATGCCTTCAAAAGTGTTTTATTTTTGATTTTTTTTATAAATAATGTAACTGATATAACAATAATATTTAAGACTATTAATAAAGTAATTAAATACTTATTCCAAAGATTACTTTCAATGGTGTGATTTTGACCGACAACAGTAAAACCAGCCCAATGATATGGGTTAGCCCCTATTTCATCAACATCTGTTAGAAAGTCAATCTTTGAGCTTTGAAGAGCTTTATCTATAGGTTTACCATCATATATTTTTTTATAAAAATTTATAATAATCTTTGCTGAATAAAAATCATTGATATTCCATAGTGAATTTAAAACGGTGGGGCAACCTGCTTGTATAAATCCTCTCCCAACACTAAAAACTCCTTCACGTTTAAACTGTTTACCTATTCCACTTTCACATGCACTTAATACTACTAAATTAGCATTTAAACCAAGTCCTAAAAGTTCATGTGTAAATAACACCCCACTTAACGAATCATTTTCTTTTTCAGGATTAAAGAATAATCTGGAATCATATTTACTATTTTTTCCTCCATATCCATGTAATGCTAGATGAATGATATTATAATTATTTGCCTTCTCTAAAAAGTTTTGCTTGGTAGCTTCATCTCCCATAAAAAAATCACCTTCAAAATAATTAGCAATTTGTTGTAATTCAATACCTGTGCCTGGTAGTTCATTAAGATCACTATCCCTTATGTTGGAAAGAGAACTATATGAGCTCCCAATATTCTTAGTATCTGAATAACTGAAAGCTAACATATTGTTCCTATCATTATTAGTACCTTTTTTTAGGTGACTATTTAATAAAGATGAACTATATAGATACCTTGTTGAGTATTCGTATAGTAAGTATGGAGCATTCTTATAATTTATATTTTCATTATCTAATAAAGTAACCAAACTCTCAAAAGGAAGTAATTCCAATATTCCATCAGGTACAATGATTAGATTGTTTATTTTATCATGGTTCAATAAAACAGGATGAACTAACTCTTTATATATATTAAATGATGATTTAAAAAATATTTTTTCTTCTTCAAGTTGAGATGATTCTTCGTTTGACTTAGTTAGGACTTTATAATAGTCAGCCAAGTGTTGATTAGTTTTTTTAGAATTAATAATCCTCATGATTTTATAATTGCTACTACTAATGCCAAGCATATATATATGCTTTTCCCCAAAAAAATACTCAATGAGTTGAGAACTTGAATTTTGCAACTTATTTTGTACTAATTGAACATTATCCCAAGCTGGAGATAATAAAATATGATATTGAGGATGTAACTTATTTAACGAATCACTCAATTGTTCAAGTTGTATACTTATTCGAAATAACTCTTGGTTTAGTTCCTTATCAGAAGAATTTCTTTGTAATATTTCATTTTTAATTTTTTCTTGTACATTAATTAAGTGCTTTCTTCTCTTTAAAAGAGGCTGAGTATTTTCTAATTGATTATTTTCTGTGGAATAAATTGATTCTACTAATAAACCTGCTTTATTTGTTTCCATAAAGCTGAATAAAAGGTTTAAATAATTTTCATCTTTGGTTTGTTCAAATAGTTGATAATAACAATCAATTGCCTCTTCAAAGATATTTCCATATTCTTCAAATAAAAAAAGTTTTGACCCGTCATGAATATACGAAAATCGATTTGATAGAATAATTTCTCTAGCTATGGTATAACATTCAGAAGCTAATAAAAGGTGGTGTAATGAGTCAGAAAAATTTGCTTTAAGTTTTAATATATTAGCCTTTTCTTTTAAAATATCTACGATCAGGAGGTCATTAGGAACAATCTCTTTATTTGGGTTAATTTGAATTAATGTATCATTAAAGTCTTCTATAGAAGCAACAAGTGCATTTTGAAAATATTCAAGAGCTTTATCATTTTCCTTAAAATGTTGGTGAATTTTTCCAATCCAATAATGAATTTTTGCCACCTCAGGATGCTTATTCCCATATCTATCACATCTTATTTTTAAAGATTTATTAAGGTAATATTTAGCAGAACTATAATTTATTGAACCATACCCTATTGATAATCCAATATTAAGATAAAGATTTGAATGCCAAATGCTATTAGAGTCTTCAAAATTATCTACTAAATCCAAAGCTTTGTTATAATACTTTAATGCATTTGAATAATCTTCTTGTTTTTGAAAAGCTGTACCTAAGTTATTATAAACTATGATTAATCTATCACTTTTATCTCCAAAAAGCTTGACTTTAAGCTCAATTGCTAATAAGTAAACTTTTATAGCATTTTTAAAATCGTTTTTCTGAAGATAAATATTACCTAAATTAATTAGAATATTACTTATATCGTTATCATTTGAGTTTGCAGATTTGTGTATTTCTAATGCTCTACTAGTATATAATATTGCATTATCATAATCCCTCTTTTGGCGATTGACTGAACCTAATTTGTTATATATCCTTGCAGTCTGAATCGTTTCTTTATTAGATATTTCTAATTCAATGGATAAAGCCTTTTTGTAATAAACTTCAGCTTCTTTATAGTTAAATACTACGTGGTTGTAAACATTACCTAAATTATAATAACTCAAGGCTACATCTTTATGAGGTTCAGTATGTAGTTCTAAGCGAATATTTAAAGCTTTGGTATAGTAGTTTATAGCTTCTTTTGAATTATTTAAAAAATCATAATATTGCCCTAAATAAAAATATCCTAATGCAGTAATTTTATTTTGCTCACCTAAAAGAAGTTTACAAGAATCGATGGTGCTATTTAAAACAGTATATGCTTTATCATAATTTCTGATTCTTCTATAGCAGTAACCTAATTGATTTTTAGCTAGAAAGTAGTTTTCCCAATCTTTTTTAAGATACGACTGTTGAATTATGCTATGATAAAAATCAATTGCTTTATCAAACTGATAATCATTAATAAGAATTTCGCCTTTTGATAAATTAATTTGATCTATAGAGTCATTGTCAACAGCATGTTTTGCACTAGATGTAGTATTATAAATAATGAATATTATAAACAAGTAAAAAAATTTCATGGATGATAAAGTTCATAGAATTTAAATAGTCTCCTTTTATTAAAAATAAATTTTTTTCACGAGATGTCTATTTTTTTTAGAAAATTACTTTTCCTCAATTATCTATAAAACTCTAAAAGGAGTCAAAATTGACAGGTTAAATGATGAGAGCCACAAGGACAAAAAGCAGCAAACTGCGTAAGCAGCTAATTGTCCTCGTATCTCTCAAGAGATAGCAAGCGGGAACGCCACTTTCCAAGTTACACATGGAAAAGATGGCGTTCCCGCTTGCCCTACGGGGTGTTTTGCCCATTTAGGGCAAACGAATTATAATATATTATTATAATTCAATAAAAATACTCTTTTAGTGGCAGTAAAAAGATAATGTTATTATATTAGTATAATAATACACCCAAATACTAGTACATGAAAAAGTATAAAACAGTCCTAATGGACGAGACAGATCATATCAAGCTAGAAAAATTATGTTCTATGCATGGTAGGAACATGAAAGAATTCACTTCCCAGATGATAGACTTTTTTGATAGGACGGGGATGGATCCAACTGACGAAAGAAATACCAATCTGAAGGAGGCCATCAAGGAATTACGGAAGGAGAATAACCGTATTATCTCTTTTATCAAACAACAAGAAAAGACCAAGCTTGAACCCATACTTGATCAGATGGCAGTGGGTTATCGCACCTTTGAAAAAAATGTAGGAACACTTAATAAAATGGGAGTAATGGAGGAGCAACTTTCCAAGGTACTTCGCAACCAAGGCAAGTTATGGGAGTGTCTCGAAAACACCAGAAAGAAAGCTGTTCAAAAGGCCATACAACTCTTC contains these protein-coding regions:
- a CDS encoding CHAT domain-containing protein, producing MKFFYLFIIFIIYNTTSSAKHAVDNDSIDQINLSKGEILINDYQFDKAIDFYHSIIQQSYLKKDWENYFLAKNQLGYCYRRIRNYDKAYTVLNSTIDSCKLLLGEQNKITALGYFYLGQYYDFLNNSKEAINYYTKALNIRLELHTEPHKDVALSYYNLGNVYNHVVFNYKEAEVYYKKALSIELEISNKETIQTARIYNKLGSVNRQKRDYDNAILYTSRALEIHKSANSNDNDISNILINLGNIYLQKNDFKNAIKVYLLAIELKVKLFGDKSDRLIIVYNNLGTAFQKQEDYSNALKYYNKALDLVDNFEDSNSIWHSNLYLNIGLSIGYGSINYSSAKYYLNKSLKIRCDRYGNKHPEVAKIHYWIGKIHQHFKENDKALEYFQNALVASIEDFNDTLIQINPNKEIVPNDLLIVDILKEKANILKLKANFSDSLHHLLLASECYTIAREIILSNRFSYIHDGSKLFLFEEYGNIFEEAIDCYYQLFEQTKDENYLNLLFSFMETNKAGLLVESIYSTENNQLENTQPLLKRRKHLINVQEKIKNEILQRNSSDKELNQELFRISIQLEQLSDSLNKLHPQYHILLSPAWDNVQLVQNKLQNSSSQLIEYFFGEKHIYMLGISSSNYKIMRIINSKKTNQHLADYYKVLTKSNEESSQLEEEKIFFKSSFNIYKELVHPVLLNHDKINNLIIVPDGILELLPFESLVTLLDNENINYKNAPYLLYEYSTRYLYSSSLLNSHLKKGTNNDRNNMLAFSYSDTKNIGSSYSSLSNIRDSDLNELPGTGIELQQIANYFEGDFFMGDEATKQNFLEKANNYNIIHLALHGYGGKNSKYDSRLFFNPEKENDSLSGVLFTHELLGLGLNANLVVLSACESGIGKQFKREGVFSVGRGFIQAGCPTVLNSLWNINDFYSAKIIINFYKKIYDGKPIDKALQSSKIDFLTDVDEIGANPYHWAGFTVVGQNHTIESNLWNKYLITLLIVLNIIVISVTLFIKKIKNKTLLKA
- a CDS encoding BfmA/BtgA family mobilization protein, whose product is MKKYKTVLMDETDHIKLEKLCSMHGRNMKEFTSQMIDFFDRTGMDPTDERNTNLKEAIKELRKENNRIISFIKQQEKTKLEPILDQMAVGYRTFEKNVGTLNKMGVMEEQLSKVLRNQGKLWECLENTRKKAVQKAIQLFSNYLKEQEWGKAIGVGKYVKNPKELNDKYMEKFFEI